The genomic region TTAATCAGGCAACCCTAACCGGTCGCACATGAACACTATGTGAGAGCCGTTCTAGTCTGTCACCCCTACCGATTATTATCACATGAAGGTGATAAGTTTGTGAACTTATCTTCTTGGAAGATTGTTTAATGAACTTGTAAGAAGAACATCGAAGAACATCGAAGTTCCCCACAACACACAATGAAGAAACGACAGTCCACAGTTTACCCGCGACATTAAGCCTACCTGCTTAGGTTTCGTTTGGCAGTTCAGACTGTACTGATTATCGGATATAGTCACCGGATAtgactgactaaattagtcagatgtttggtgcagtattgggcTAAAGACCAACTATTTAATACTGTGTGTGGTACTATACCATATAAATtgtattgttattattttttatgaaaaacaaTTTCCATAttagttttaagaaaaaaattgttaataaaATGAAGGGTTATTAcacaaaatggtccttgagatttgcatgatcaatagaaatggtttatgagattgaaaatcaatagaaatagtctctgagattgttcaccatctatgattttggtcctttcgttaaaaactctttgggcaattttcaaagcttcgtaattcaatcgattcttaaccaaattcaacccataatatataaaaatgaagataagaaagtgtaaaacaagattatacctatttggaagcccaatgattgccggagatggccggaaaatagctgaaaggtgactggttcgcgggaaaactggaaaactggccggaaactgggtaaactttaaacgttcataacttcttcaatactcaacgaaattgagtgattcaaaaatgaaaatcatatttctcgacaagacaaagagaatggtatctttaTTTACTGCTAAAtagccgtggtttggccgggaAACTGcttgaaagtggctaactcgaaaatggttagccactttcgagccgttgtccgaccaaaccacggcgagttagcctTCGAAAAAGGTACAAATCTCTTTATCTCatcaagaagtattattttcgttttttaatcactcgatttggttgagtattgaagaagttatgaaggtttaaaatttacccagtttctgactagttttccagttttcccgcggaccagccacctttcaggctattttccggccatctctggcaaccattggtcttccaaataggtataatcttattctacactttcctatctccattttgatatatattatgggtcgaatttggttaagaaacaattgagttataaagctttgaaaattgcccaaaatcgtttttaattgaatgaccaaaatcatggatggtggacaatctcaggaaccatttctattgattttcaatctcatggaccattttgtataataaccctaaaatgaataaaaaggaaaagaaattgaTAGAATAATCCACAAATGAGGTCGTTTTGATCTTTGTTTGTGCACATTTCTCCATCTCGCTTGCCTTGAAGAGCTTGTACAAAGCCCTGATCTTGATCAGCTTCCCTCTTGCCGAGTTCTTCAACTGTAGCGCTGAAGTCTTCCTCCAGATGCAAAAATTGAATTAGAAATCTCGATTCGAGCACCATAATTGAAAACCCAGAAgcaaaaaatagagaaaatgaaaaaatcgATATGAAATCACGAATTAAAATGCCTGAAAGTAGAAAacctagaagaaaaaaatggagaaaatgaagaaaccGGGATCTGAAATCGCGAATTAAAGCAACTGAAAGTACGGAGGATGAGCGACGGCTTTAGCATTGGGTTTTAGCTGTACGGGCTTCCTCTCTTAAGGAGTTCTAGGTTTCATCTACCTAGTTGGTTCTCCTTCCTTCTTGGGCTCCTCCGTCACCGGAGCCTCTGCTAGCAGTTAGGATGGAGGGAGGGAGAAAGAGCGACAACACCTTGATCACGATGCGCAGGAGTGTGGAGGGTTAGATAAAAGTGAACGCCCGACTAAATTATACCAGCGTATAAGAGAAGATAACTATGCGGGTGTAAGGGGTATTAAAATTGTGGAACCAGATTGTTTCATCCGATGGCTATTTTACACATTATGCACCAAACAACTGGGTTCGTATTATTAGTTTTATCCGGTCCTTTATACGAACTGCCAAACAATGCCTTAATTGCCGCCTTGAACACATTACGTCAGAGCatgaaaacaaagaacaaatcCATTGATTAATGCAACTGAACCGAGTCAAAGTAACAGCGCAAGTTCCTCCAATGCACACTCAAGGAAGTGGAAGAAATTAAACATTACAACCAATCTGTAATTTATtcgaaaaacaaaaacttgaagGGACAAAAAAGAGTGCAGCCGGAAAGGATATGAGCCACCAACTCTGCAACTAATGAAGAAAGACACCAACAAAAACTCAAATAAAAACTAGATAAAGCAAAAACTGATCTCCATTTATTCCCATTAATTGAGAAATTAAACTAATGGGAAGACACCTTGAGATTGAGGGACTTGTTGATCCATGCCTTCCAGCTCCCACTACCCTTGCGAGTAATTGCAGCTGCTGGTATCTCATCCTTCTCCATCTTCACTGGCTGAGGCTTCTTGCACAGCATAAAGTTACGAGCTCCTTGCGCTCCGATTGTGTCCCACGGGCTCAGAGCTGCAAACGAATTTGCAAACACCATTAGAAACCAATCTCAGAGAGCCACATTGAAAAATAATGCGTAAAAGCAGAACCAATTTTGACTAAGAACACCCAAATACTATTCAACTTATGTCAAAACTAAGACGTGGGTTTTGAAATTGGACAGATAAGAAATAAAGGGTAAGATTGAAGTCTTAAAATTGGATTGACATGAATCGAGAACAGGGTTAATAAAATCTTGAACAGTTCATGAGTGATTAGATCGATAAATTCAATTGTGATAAAGGATTGGTTAGGGTTAGTTACCTTCAGGTCCTACGGCGGGGCAGTAGAGCAGGAAGTCATTGAGATCGGAGCCAAGAACCGGGAGGCGCCCCTCACGCGCATAGGATTTCAAGGCGGTGTCCATGACGGCGGCGACCAGCTCCTGCTCGTTGACAACGAAGCGGATCGGGCCGGCACTGCCGAGCACAGTGATGCTGATCAAGAGCCTGTTGCCCTTGGCGGTGCTCTGGTTCTTCTTCTGCTTGTACAGCAACATCTTCGTCGTTTTGTAATCgaaatcaaataaatcaatcGAACAGCAAAAAGCCAGACAACACAAAATctaaatttctctttttttcgtCCGAGTTCCCTCTTTCCCAACAAGTTATTGATTCAattcaacaaaataatcaaaaaaaTCGACGGACGGCGGCGGCGATCAGTGAAAATCCGGGTGCGAGAATCAAAAACGGACGATGAGAAAGAGGAAGATGGAGGGAGAGAGCTCTGGTTACAGATTTACGGGTCGACACCGAGGCAGCGGTAGTACCAGCCTTCTTTGCAGGAGCCGAAAGCGAATGCGGACGCGGCGGAGATCGGGAGGATAGCGCTCGCCCTTGATTGTTTCAGGGAGCGCATGAAATTACTGCCGCTTAAGATTTCCACCATTCACAACTTGCTTGCTTCGAATCGTGATGTAATTTTGAGAAAGGGTAGAATACCGTGAGTTTCTGGAGAGGACCAATTGGAACGGAAACAGGAAATCCGATCgaaagaggaagaaaattgggaatttagggttagggtttcgtTGAGCTCTGTTTTGCTTTGAGTTTTTTGTTGAGATGAAATTTTGGGAGAGCAGCCGCTGCTTTTATATTTACATTTCGGTTTATTCCTGACTTCGTTCCGTGGAATGATTGGGTTTGTTGCGTGTAAATTTACTGCCACCGACTTCCCCAAATTTACCGCTTCCTCCTTCTGTTCTTGCTGGCGCGTCTACCTACCGTCATGCCTTTTCCGTTTTtttttagccgttgaattttttttttttgttcaaaagatagattttatttataatctaATCGAAATGTTTACATTTATAACAAgaattttaaatacaaattttatAGCAAgaattttaaatacaaatttaagGTCTATCTTGTCCCAAACAAATGGCCCATCATGTTTGGCATCGGCTGATTTTTTCCGATTTGTAATGAGCTGCCAATTTTCCGTTAATATTCCAGTCATAACTTTTCACATTTTGACTATGAGACTCTTTGAAGATGTAACTCTCTATAGACTCTTTCCCACCTTATTGTTTAAggttaatttttgtttgaatgttACAAAATCTTGTGCTAAAAACATAAAGGTGTCAGAGTGTTCACGAAAAGTATCACTTAACCTAATTACACTTTTTCGCTTGGTGAGGAAGTCCATAAGAAAACACCTTTGAACCGACCAACATATATTGTTTTGAGATATTGGCTAATTTTTTCCGATTTGTAAGGAGCTGCCAATTTCTctataaactttaattttagctaaTTACCTCTTTGAACTTTATAGTTGGCTAATTTCCctcatgaattttaattttaatcaattACCTCGTGAACTTTTATTATTGACCAATTTTCTCTCTAAGCTTTAATtccccctaaaccctaaaactcaaacaaaaaaagggaCGAAGTGAACTAGCggaacaaaagaagaagaaaaaaaaaattgttatttgcATTAGGGGTAAAATTACTTTTTtgcaattataaaataaaagtttagaAAAAAGTTAGCTAATAGTAAAAGTTTAAGGTTAATCGACTAAAACTAAagttcaaaaagaaaatttgtcaATTACAAAAGTTCGTGTGATAACTGGGTAATATAAAAGTTCATGATAAAATTGGCAGCTATTTACAAACTtaggaggaggatgaaaaactcGACAAATGTTTTTTCACTCTACTTTATTTggagaaaaaaataagaaaaaaaatgcgtTTGGTTGGTGGAATCAGAGAGAAATTCTTGGAGCTGATATTTATCACCCTTGGGatgaaaaattaagaataaaaaatggAAGTAAGAGTATTCGTAAACCGTTGAGATGAATCATGTATATGAAAAGGTATGAGCAAGACAGTTTATGCAAATACTCAATtgaaaatgacattattattattatactctatataaaaataaataatattgaaCACCATACAAATATTTTCCTCGTTTTCTAATATATAAAAAGGACATTTCTCCTATGCGATGTACGCACCAACCGTGCCTTGTTGggcaaatgagagagagagagagagagagagagagagagagagagagagagagatgctgaattattttgtttaatacCAATTTGTCTGGGATAATTGGGTGGCATGGACTGTAGACCTTTGACATAAAAGAGCATATAATCTCTTTGACCCCGACTGATTAGAGTTAAGAACATGATCAAGTggcatttgtttttttttttttttttttagagtgaAATTTAGGTATACAAAAGTCTTGGTTTCTTGGTCACTGTGTGATCAACGACTTCTATATAGTCATTCATGgttaaatttgatataaaaaatgaaGATCAAAACATTAAAGACACGTTCATTCATTATTCAATCTTCAATATGCAATCCAAGGTGAGTGATTATGTATTTTCTAATTACTAGGTGACTATAAGTTGGTGTTGTATCGTTTTTTGATAAATGATATATATTTCTTGTTGTATGTTTCTCTCATGACGgtaaacacacacaaaaaaatatatacagaaGATTGGACTGCCAGTAAAGTTCATGTCACGaaattgcatatatatatatatatatgtgtatatatatatatatatatatatatatatatatatatatatatatatgaggtaGGATAGATTTGATCAGATTTCATGGTGTTCTTAATCTGATGGAGATATGAGGTAGGATAGATTTGAACAGATATTTCTCAACGATGCTAAAACAGCGACATCACAACACAAGATCATTTAAAGGCGCCGTGGATGTGCATACAACATAGTAAATTAGTGATAGTATAAGCCGTATACGTGGTCCCTCTGAAGAAGAGAATGCATGCATGGGTTAACATCTCAGCTCTTCCCCACATGTCTTGAACAATTTCCATGTGACTATTGACAGTATATTGAAAGCCAACTTTTTCCGCTCTAGTTTCATATCTTCTATACGTAAATTAAGTTAATTAGCCAGAGCAATGATGTACCCATTTAAAATATAGTTCAAATCCTCTTTATTGTAGATTAGAGTCTTAATAGAAAATGTTTGTTTAGGTAGCACTTCTGCTTAtcgacctttttttttttaataagtgtTTCTTCTTTTGAGAAtgtgttgaaattttaactaattaaaaatcTTTATAGAAACTTAAAAGTTATTCCTAAAAGACGAACTTAGCAGGTTTCTTTTGGACAAGTTGTTCAACTGGAGATTACTGGGTCAACATAATGTTGAGGGAGAAATGTTAAGGGGCTCTCTTGAAAGTCGGATTCTCTATGGATTATttgtcattttatgtttttgacataatattttgGCTTGTTATAGTAACATCTCACACATTATTGAATACACCCCACAAACTTAATATACTCCATATTtgcttttttaattaaaatttatcttaatacaTCCCACATGTATTTCCATAATACCTTCACACCCTGCACTCTCAACATACACCTTAAATTTTCTAAATACACCCAGCATTTTCTACATACATCTCATACTCTTCACAATAGTTTCTTTCTTCGGTTTTTGTCTCTGCTACATACCATTTGATACAAAATCATTCACGTCATACAAGGATCGATTTGCTCAACTTTTTCCCTTACATTATTGTTTAGTAACAAGGATTTGCTCAATGTTTTTCTAACCAGTGAACATTGATCACGAGGGGGTGTACCTCAAAAATGACAATACATTTTAACCTTCATCCATATATGACGGTACATTTTGAACAAGGTTTGGGCCACAAGTTCAGGCAGCCCCACAGAACTGGAATTAACTTCTCAATGTTTGAGGATACAATGTTATTGAAAGTAGCTGACTTAGatatgtttgtaccatacttgaccaatcccgaaactactaagcaccggtcaacagcataccgtcaaggacccacaagacttttcctccaaccaggaggccaatcacaacacgacacatgtcggtatcagaagccaatcacagtgtgacacgtgtcgatatcagaggccaatcacaacacgacacgtgtcaatgtcagaacaaagctagaaactctcttctataaaaggggatcattctcccacaataatccctaatgtcatttgtactaaactattcactagaactcactaaaagagagcttgaacctatgtatttgtgtaaacccttcacaactaatgagaactcctctactccgtggacgtagccaatctgggtgaaccacgtacatcttgtgttatttgcttccctgtctctattcatttacatacttatccacactaatgaccagagcaacctagcgaaggtcacaaacctcacactttctgttgtaccaaagtcctcgccgattttgtgcatcaacaagaTATATATCCTATAGTTGTGCCCTTCTAGCTAAGATAGATTAGAGGGAAGCCCCATGTCTATAACAACAAACTCCTAGATAACTCAAACTGTTTTAGACAGAGAAAGGTGAATTCCAAGTTAGGCTTAGGGTTTTCAAGCAGATTCTTTGGGTGAATGGGATGAGGTATGAATTATATGAGATATATAGCATTGGTAATTTAGTTGAAGGTGATGTGCACAAATAATATGTAATTTGCCTGTCTGAACCATAAAAATTGACGTAAACTGTGACGTATCAGGGAGTCCTTGAAAAATTCCACGTTAAGAGAATCTCCTTATCATTATCATGCTAAGGTTATGAATCGGAGTGATCAAATTGTAGATATATAGTACAATAACATGAATCTGTTTGCTCTCTTATTTAGGtgtcttgttttgtttaatgtATATACATGTTCCAAGCAAGAATGCCATGCGTGTCTTGTGCTTGGGATGACtacttttttgtattttcttccATGTGAAATTATATGAATCATGCAACGCTACTTAAATACTCAGTTTTTTTTGTTTCGTCTGAAATGTTCGCTTATGGAGTTTCTGCAAGATCTttgggcacgtttagtggaccGAACAAGATAGGATTCCGTACTTCAGACTGCTTAGGCTAAGATTAGATTCGATAGGTTGTGCTTTTTGTCTATTCCTTGGTCTAGACTAACTCAACTGAATTTGGATTAGATCGAAAACCCACCTGCATTTTGATCGACCCACGCtgcaaactgaaaaaataaatgaaaaattattggCGGGGACCAAATTCTAGCATCTAGTATCACAATTTTCCAATGGCTAGAACGTCTCTGAAACGTTTAGCTTATGGTCAAACTACCACAACATAAAAAGGTTTTATGATGAGAGATTAAGCGGTCTcttttggttcaatttgttttaaTTCGGTTTGGATCATATTTAATTAGTTAAGAACCGTGAACTGAGCCATGTGTAGCCAGTCTAGTTCGGATTTTGAAGGTTTTAACTATTTTCGTCAACAATCAATTGGTTTAGACCGGTCACTTCCAATTCACCAGTTTCCCCCAAATCCTATGTTTTATACGTGCACGGGTGCTA from Pyrus communis chromosome 4, drPyrComm1.1, whole genome shotgun sequence harbors:
- the LOC137731103 gene encoding uncharacterized protein At4g22758-like → MLLYKQKKNQSTAKGNRLLISITVLGSAGPIRFVVNEQELVAAVMDTALKSYAREGRLPVLGSDLNDFLLYCPAVGPEALSPWDTIGAQGARNFMLCKKPQPVKMEKDEIPAAAITRKGSGSWKAWINKSLNLKVSSH